From the Teredinibacter turnerae T7901 genome, one window contains:
- a CDS encoding DUF3570 domain-containing protein — protein MNKLTAHPLPSALVFILACWSASLFAAVLPEDRTDVLYHRFEGGGVTIDGPSVLVRKGVAEKVSVWANYYVDFVSSASLDVITQGSAYTEERTETSTGFDYLRDRTIMSLSYTNSSESDYEAETFGFGLSQDFFGDLSTISLGYSQGNDTVRQNGSPDVQEPAQHQRFSIGWTQVLTKNWIVALNSETVIDEGRLDNPYRGARYLGPDGAQQLFQPERYPTTRNSDSFAIRSMVYLPYRASVRAEARIFQDSWGVKSTNYELRYVHPYKDNWIFEAKYRMYDQSKGADFYSDLFPYGDPDRLDFRGRDKELAIFSNTAFGLGASYEFKAGWLSFFDKTTVNLYWDSIAFDYENYRDNKPDNTETFGTGNEPLYSFNANVVRFFLSAWY, from the coding sequence ATGAATAAATTGACTGCCCACCCATTACCTTCCGCCCTCGTGTTTATACTCGCCTGTTGGAGTGCATCCCTGTTCGCGGCGGTGTTACCCGAAGACCGTACCGATGTTCTCTACCACCGCTTTGAGGGAGGTGGGGTCACTATCGACGGCCCTTCGGTACTGGTGCGCAAAGGAGTGGCCGAAAAAGTGTCTGTGTGGGCAAATTATTATGTGGATTTTGTCTCCAGTGCATCGCTGGATGTGATAACCCAGGGCAGCGCCTACACCGAGGAGCGCACCGAAACCAGTACCGGCTTCGACTACCTGCGCGACCGCACCATTATGAGCTTGAGCTACACCAACAGCAGCGAAAGCGACTACGAGGCGGAAACCTTTGGTTTTGGCCTGAGTCAGGATTTTTTCGGTGATCTGTCGACGATTTCGCTGGGCTATTCCCAGGGCAATGATACGGTTCGCCAAAATGGCAGCCCTGATGTGCAAGAGCCAGCGCAACACCAGCGTTTCAGTATCGGCTGGACACAAGTCCTGACCAAAAACTGGATAGTCGCGCTGAACTCGGAAACCGTTATCGATGAAGGCCGCCTGGATAACCCCTACCGTGGCGCCCGCTATCTCGGCCCCGACGGGGCGCAACAATTATTCCAACCAGAAAGATATCCCACCACGCGCAACAGCGACTCCTTCGCGATCCGCAGTATGGTGTATTTGCCCTACCGCGCCTCGGTGCGTGCCGAAGCGCGAATATTCCAGGACAGCTGGGGGGTAAAATCCACCAACTATGAACTGCGCTACGTTCACCCCTACAAAGATAATTGGATTTTTGAAGCCAAGTACCGCATGTACGATCAATCGAAAGGTGCCGATTTTTACTCCGACCTTTTTCCATACGGCGACCCCGACCGACTTGATTTTCGCGGCCGCGATAAAGAGCTTGCCATCTTTAGTAATACCGCCTTTGGCCTGGGGGCCAGTTACGAATTCAAAGCCGGATGGTTGTCGTTTTTTGATAAAACAACAGTGAATTTATATTGGGACAGCATCGCATTCGACTACGAAAATTATCGCGATAATAAACCAGATAACACCGAGACCTTCGGCACCGGCAATGAGCCCTTATACAGTTTTAACGCGAATGTGGTACGCTTCTTTTTATCGGCGTGGTACTGA
- a CDS encoding PD40 domain-containing protein codes for MKHIRRYLAGLSLLAGLSGCDVSNNGGGSDTQAPDPVVVDFPIAYIERPLPRDEDGELIASNIMDVTAFNPGARLMFKARASVPAEKIVLTDIAFMPAAETDPETGEEIPLPEDFRPQYDVKDLSVSPDGTKLLFAMRAPEIENADEEDQPTWNIWEYDLETEMLRRIITSDIVAEEGQDINPAFLADGRIIFSSNRQRRSRAVLLDENKPQFAALTEDGESEAFVLHVMEDDGTEIKQITFNQSHDLYPTQLSDGRVMFLRWDNYRDSKDHLSLYTANPNGSNVTLEYGFHSQMTGTNDSEGVFVKPRELDDGRVQVTLRPRESGRLGGGMVAIDTAEFTEYNVAVSGAGVSGPAQTSLVGAEIVTDGSPSPAGYYNSAYPIDDGTGRMLVSWSPCQLNGYKLGIYIDENLQLIGENGQFVDEDGEDLGQNVTPVTIDADEVGNFPCTAAVLELDNIVLAPPVYGLWIFDPTTQTQAPVVLSELGTMNTEALVMQPRALPNYIPDPIPGIDFDQKLADENVGIVHIRSVYDVDGVDISPNGILATADPLQTPESERPARFLRILKAVSMADDDVVDFDNSAFGRSGGQMKDILGYVPIEPDGSAMFKVPADVAFTFSILDARGRRVTADGTSALGPRHEYWMALRAGEVRQCNGCHANGESPTPHGRFGAEPPSINPGALASAPFPNTQLRDEFGTPHEPPEVGETMAEYYARLNGPRQPNMNIVDYSDWTEDGTRPRTATLDLNYSDLETAAPTDCITDWSSLCRTVINYLEHIQPVWDKDRRFFDPDEEDLLVADFTCTSCHNTVDANGAATIPAGNRQLNLNSSQSAERDDYVNSYAQLLFGSLIQEIDENGNLRNQTEQLVIDGEPQFQTVQLTIDDVPQYVYVDANGQPVAGPINSTDPNLTPVLDNNGNQVPALVLEVDSEGNPIPILVETGNRNGAIMSPNGALASNQFFAPFLPGGSHEGYLDGAELKLIAEWLDIGGQYYNNPFDAP; via the coding sequence ATGAAGCACATTAGGCGATATTTAGCAGGGCTCTCCCTTCTGGCAGGTCTGTCGGGTTGCGATGTAAGCAACAACGGTGGCGGCAGCGACACTCAGGCGCCCGACCCGGTAGTCGTAGATTTTCCGATCGCCTATATCGAGCGCCCCCTTCCCCGCGATGAAGACGGTGAACTGATCGCCAGCAACATTATGGATGTCACCGCATTTAATCCCGGTGCCCGGTTAATGTTTAAAGCACGCGCCTCGGTCCCAGCAGAAAAAATTGTGCTAACCGATATCGCATTTATGCCCGCAGCGGAAACAGACCCGGAGACTGGGGAGGAAATCCCACTCCCTGAGGATTTCCGCCCCCAATACGATGTGAAAGATTTATCCGTGAGCCCGGATGGCACCAAGCTTTTATTTGCCATGCGCGCACCGGAGATTGAAAACGCCGACGAAGAGGATCAACCCACCTGGAATATCTGGGAGTACGACCTCGAGACAGAAATGCTTCGTCGAATTATCACGTCCGATATCGTCGCCGAAGAAGGTCAGGATATTAATCCGGCGTTTTTGGCCGATGGCCGCATTATTTTTTCGTCGAACCGTCAGCGTCGTTCCCGCGCGGTTTTGCTCGATGAAAACAAACCACAGTTTGCTGCGCTCACTGAAGATGGGGAGTCCGAAGCATTTGTACTTCACGTCATGGAGGACGATGGTACTGAAATCAAGCAAATTACCTTCAACCAGAGTCACGATCTCTACCCAACCCAGTTGAGCGACGGGCGCGTTATGTTCCTGCGTTGGGATAACTACCGCGACAGTAAAGATCACCTCAGCCTATACACCGCCAACCCCAACGGCAGTAACGTTACGCTGGAGTACGGTTTCCACAGCCAGATGACGGGCACCAACGACTCTGAAGGCGTGTTTGTAAAACCCCGCGAACTGGATGATGGCCGCGTACAGGTTACGCTGCGTCCGCGCGAATCCGGGCGACTCGGTGGTGGCATGGTGGCAATTGATACGGCCGAATTCACCGAATACAACGTAGCAGTCAGTGGCGCCGGCGTCAGTGGCCCCGCACAAACCTCTCTGGTGGGCGCTGAAATTGTGACCGACGGTTCACCCTCGCCAGCGGGTTATTACAATTCCGCCTACCCAATTGATGACGGCACCGGCCGTATGCTGGTGAGCTGGAGCCCCTGCCAGCTCAACGGCTACAAGCTGGGCATTTATATTGATGAAAATCTGCAGTTGATTGGCGAAAACGGCCAGTTTGTCGACGAAGATGGTGAAGACCTCGGCCAGAACGTTACACCGGTCACCATTGACGCCGATGAAGTCGGTAACTTCCCTTGCACAGCCGCGGTGCTCGAACTGGACAACATCGTATTGGCGCCACCCGTCTACGGCCTGTGGATATTTGACCCGACGACCCAGACGCAAGCGCCAGTGGTGCTTTCAGAACTGGGCACCATGAATACTGAAGCCCTGGTGATGCAGCCGCGGGCGCTACCCAATTACATCCCAGACCCGATTCCCGGCATCGACTTTGATCAAAAACTGGCGGACGAAAACGTAGGGATTGTGCATATCCGCAGCGTGTACGATGTGGACGGGGTCGATATCTCCCCCAACGGCATTCTCGCTACCGCCGACCCCTTACAGACACCAGAAAGTGAGCGTCCGGCACGATTCCTGCGCATACTCAAAGCAGTTTCCATGGCGGATGATGATGTAGTGGATTTTGACAACAGCGCCTTCGGCCGCTCCGGCGGACAAATGAAAGACATATTAGGGTATGTGCCCATCGAGCCAGACGGTTCTGCGATGTTCAAGGTACCCGCCGATGTGGCTTTCACCTTTTCTATTCTCGATGCACGCGGCCGCCGGGTAACGGCAGACGGCACCAGCGCACTGGGCCCACGCCATGAATACTGGATGGCACTGCGCGCGGGCGAAGTACGCCAGTGCAACGGCTGTCACGCTAACGGGGAATCGCCAACACCCCACGGGCGCTTCGGCGCGGAACCTCCTTCGATTAACCCAGGCGCCCTAGCCAGCGCCCCCTTCCCCAACACGCAATTGCGGGATGAGTTTGGCACTCCCCATGAACCGCCAGAAGTTGGCGAAACCATGGCCGAATACTATGCGCGCTTAAACGGGCCGCGTCAGCCGAACATGAATATTGTGGACTACAGCGATTGGACCGAAGACGGCACCCGCCCCCGCACTGCCACGCTCGACCTTAATTACAGCGATCTGGAGACCGCCGCCCCCACCGACTGCATCACCGATTGGAGCAGCCTGTGCCGAACGGTAATCAATTACCTTGAACACATTCAGCCCGTATGGGACAAAGATCGCCGTTTTTTCGACCCTGACGAAGAGGACCTGCTGGTAGCGGATTTTACCTGTACCAGCTGCCACAACACCGTCGATGCCAATGGTGCCGCCACGATTCCCGCGGGCAACCGCCAGCTGAATCTTAACTCCAGCCAGTCTGCAGAACGGGACGACTATGTTAATTCCTACGCGCAGCTGCTGTTCGGAAGTTTGATTCAGGAGATCGATGAGAACGGCAATTTGCGCAACCAGACCGAACAACTGGTGATCGACGGCGAACCCCAGTTTCAAACGGTGCAGCTCACTATCGATGACGTGCCACAATATGTTTACGTCGATGCCAATGGCCAACCGGTGGCAGGCCCCATCAACTCGACCGATCCGAACCTGACTCCGGTTCTGGACAACAATGGTAATCAGGTTCCCGCCTTGGTGCTGGAAGTCGATAGCGAAGGCAACCCCATTCCTATTTTGGTGGAAACCGGCAATCGCAACGGCGCGATTATGTCGCCAAACGGGGCCCTGGCTTCAAACCAGTTTTTCGCTCCATTTCTGCCTGGCGGCTCTCACGAAGGTTATCTGGATGGCGCCGAACTAAAACTTATTGCAGAATGGCTGGATATCGGCGGGCAATACTATAACAACCCGTTTGATGCACCCTGA
- a CDS encoding TlpA disulfide reductase family protein: MIRNRNWLATIALTFAAATCCIGLSGNALAKSAGGAAKDFTLKANNGKNVRLSDLRGQVVMLNFWASWCGPCRQEMPLLDALYKKYSPAGFTLLGVNVEADPKEADALLKELPVSFPVLYDTTSKVSEAYKVDAMPSSVLIDCDGKVSYIHKGYKPGDEKEYKKRVKELIRSCSM; this comes from the coding sequence ATGATACGCAACCGCAACTGGCTGGCCACCATCGCCCTAACATTCGCTGCCGCAACCTGTTGTATTGGCTTAAGTGGCAATGCGCTGGCCAAATCCGCAGGCGGCGCCGCCAAAGATTTCACGCTAAAAGCCAATAACGGCAAAAATGTTCGCCTTAGTGACCTGCGCGGTCAGGTGGTCATGCTGAACTTCTGGGCCTCATGGTGCGGCCCCTGCCGCCAGGAAATGCCACTGTTAGACGCTCTCTACAAAAAATATTCGCCGGCGGGTTTCACTCTGCTCGGCGTTAACGTGGAAGCGGACCCCAAAGAAGCGGATGCTCTGCTGAAGGAATTGCCGGTTAGTTTTCCTGTTTTATACGACACCACCAGCAAAGTCAGCGAAGCTTATAAAGTGGACGCCATGCCCAGCTCCGTGCTGATTGACTGCGACGGCAAGGTTAGTTACATCCACAAGGGCTACAAACCTGGCGACGAAAAAGAATACAAAAAACGTGTTAAAGAGTTGATCCGTTCATGCAGTATGTAA
- a CDS encoding OPT family oligopeptide transporter, whose product MKTIKELTPLSIGLGVIIGVVMTAANVYLGLYAGMTVSASIPAAVIAMGVLVGVLRTRNIFEANIVQTMASAGESLAAGVIFTLPALVLIGAWQGFDFWATTTIAVAGGLLGVVFMIPLRRALIVEHKELTYPEGVACATVLNSAGGEGTKGLSIILKGLGLGALFKFCSAGLKVLTGSVEAAFKVGSSTIFMGLDASPALLAIGYIVRLEVAALVFIGGTIGWFIGIPLLSTPAGMEDASALDIAWTLWSTQIRFVGVGAMIVGGVWSIISVRRGIVAGVKGLGALVTTTDGNDEISRKERDIPLWSMGVILLLALLTMGAIYRQFVGSTGLGIATAIIMFIASFLFVAVSSYVVGLVGTSNNPVSGMTISALLTTAVFFLVIGMEGNNAILATLGVAAVVCCAACTAGDCSQDLKTGHLIGATPRSQQIAQIIGVAIPALVIAPVLTLLHTAYGIGDGLKAPQATLFASITKALFGQGELPYHMVAMGAVLGVIILFADGYLKKKGTRFRLHLMPLAVGIYLPVTLAVPMFIGGLMRYALDKKHAGRAESEDAGVLVSSGLIAGEAIMGVIVAIFLYLNIGIGIEGISKLIVEMLSLAAFAGVCLYLWKTADKSING is encoded by the coding sequence ATGAAAACCATAAAAGAATTAACACCGCTATCGATCGGCTTGGGCGTGATCATCGGCGTGGTGATGACTGCTGCTAACGTATACCTCGGGCTATATGCCGGTATGACTGTGTCTGCCTCTATCCCCGCAGCCGTAATTGCCATGGGCGTGCTGGTCGGTGTACTTCGCACCCGCAATATCTTCGAAGCCAACATCGTGCAAACCATGGCCAGTGCCGGTGAATCACTCGCCGCTGGTGTTATTTTTACTCTTCCCGCACTGGTACTCATCGGCGCATGGCAAGGCTTCGATTTCTGGGCAACCACGACTATCGCTGTCGCCGGTGGACTGCTCGGCGTGGTGTTTATGATTCCCCTGCGCCGCGCACTTATTGTCGAACACAAAGAACTGACGTATCCAGAAGGCGTAGCCTGTGCCACCGTACTTAACAGTGCTGGCGGCGAAGGCACCAAAGGCTTGTCGATAATTCTTAAAGGCTTAGGGCTGGGTGCGCTGTTCAAATTTTGCAGTGCTGGTCTGAAGGTGTTAACCGGCAGTGTGGAAGCCGCCTTCAAAGTTGGCAGCAGCACCATTTTTATGGGCCTGGATGCATCGCCCGCGCTGCTGGCTATCGGCTATATCGTGCGTCTCGAAGTGGCGGCACTGGTATTTATCGGTGGCACTATTGGTTGGTTTATTGGTATTCCGCTGTTAAGCACCCCCGCGGGCATGGAAGATGCGAGCGCACTGGATATTGCCTGGACACTCTGGTCGACACAAATTCGTTTCGTCGGTGTTGGGGCAATGATTGTTGGCGGTGTATGGTCAATTATCAGCGTTAGACGAGGCATTGTCGCGGGAGTGAAAGGGCTAGGCGCTCTGGTAACAACAACCGACGGCAACGATGAAATATCACGTAAGGAGCGCGATATTCCGCTGTGGAGCATGGGCGTGATACTGCTACTCGCCCTGCTCACAATGGGCGCGATTTACCGGCAATTTGTCGGTTCTACCGGCCTCGGTATCGCAACCGCTATTATCATGTTTATCGCATCCTTCCTGTTCGTCGCTGTATCCAGCTATGTGGTGGGTTTGGTCGGCACCTCCAACAACCCGGTTTCCGGTATGACGATCTCCGCGCTGCTTACTACCGCGGTGTTTTTTCTGGTGATCGGCATGGAAGGCAATAACGCAATTCTTGCAACTCTGGGTGTGGCCGCCGTCGTGTGTTGCGCGGCCTGTACCGCTGGCGATTGCTCTCAGGATTTAAAAACCGGCCATTTGATAGGTGCTACACCGCGCAGCCAGCAGATTGCGCAAATCATCGGCGTCGCTATTCCGGCGTTGGTCATAGCACCGGTATTGACCCTGCTGCACACCGCTTACGGCATCGGCGATGGCCTCAAAGCACCGCAGGCAACCCTGTTCGCATCCATCACCAAAGCGCTCTTCGGTCAGGGCGAGCTACCCTACCATATGGTGGCTATGGGCGCGGTGTTAGGCGTGATAATTCTGTTCGCCGATGGTTACCTGAAGAAAAAAGGCACCCGCTTTCGCCTGCACCTTATGCCCCTGGCGGTGGGTATCTACTTGCCGGTGACCCTGGCGGTGCCGATGTTTATCGGCGGATTAATGCGTTACGCGCTGGATAAAAAACACGCCGGACGCGCAGAGTCTGAAGACGCTGGTGTACTGGTCAGCTCGGGACTCATCGCCGGTGAAGCGATCATGGGTGTGATCGTGGCGATCTTCCTGTACCTCAATATCGGCATCGGCATCGAAGGCATCAGCAAACTGATCGTCGAAATGCTCAGCCTCGCCGCCTTCGCAGGTGTGTGTTTGTACCTGTGGAAAACAGCCGACAAATCAATTAACGGCTAG
- a CDS encoding outer membrane beta-barrel domain-containing protein — protein MEGRFQRIFLIALTVFLAQGALAQDAQESDGQTVLDAVINPDIEPRNIDEDLIDSENFEAGIFAGVMSVEDFGSNNVFGVRLAYHVTEDLFLELASGQTSTTETSYETLSGGSPLLTDAQRTLTYYNVSLGWNLLPGEVYLGKYAFNTSYYIIGGAGNTMFADNEYFTYNFGGGFRMALTDWVAFRLDFRNHLFTHNILGDDKSIQNLETHLGLSLFF, from the coding sequence ATGGAAGGCCGGTTTCAGCGTATTTTTCTAATAGCATTAACAGTATTTCTCGCCCAGGGTGCGCTGGCCCAAGATGCGCAGGAAAGCGATGGCCAAACTGTATTGGATGCAGTGATCAACCCCGACATCGAGCCGCGAAATATCGATGAGGATTTGATTGATAGCGAAAACTTCGAAGCGGGTATTTTTGCCGGGGTAATGAGTGTCGAAGACTTTGGCAGCAACAATGTTTTTGGTGTACGACTGGCCTATCATGTGACAGAAGACCTGTTTCTCGAACTCGCGAGCGGGCAAACTTCCACCACCGAAACCAGTTATGAAACTTTGAGTGGTGGCAGCCCGTTACTCACCGATGCACAACGTACATTGACCTACTACAACGTATCGCTCGGTTGGAATTTATTGCCCGGAGAAGTGTATCTTGGCAAATACGCGTTCAATACCAGTTATTACATCATTGGTGGTGCCGGTAACACGATGTTCGCAGACAACGAATATTTTACCTATAACTTCGGCGGCGGTTTTCGTATGGCGCTGACCGATTGGGTGGCATTCCGTCTCGATTTTCGCAATCACTTATTCACCCACAATATTCTGGGTGATGATAAATCTATTCAAAACCTGGAAACCCACTTAGGTTTGTCGCTGTTTTTTTAA
- a CDS encoding SH3 domain-containing protein, producing the protein MAPKKHLVTRLWIMLCISFLSAPGFAKDKGVDVVVTDAYAEMHTGPGHSHPIFHVVEKGETLHISKRYTDWYKARTLKGKVGWVHRDELRDTLGLQGEEIVFNEADREAYRDRTWELGVGGGSFSGSRSLSTYLGLHMTRNLSTELRYTQAFGSFSNSKLLALNILHEPFPDWKVSPFFTLGSGVIRINPSSDIVQTEERDNSVLTVGGGFLFYVSRSFLFRVEYNDHTLLTERESNEEVDEWKAGFSVFF; encoded by the coding sequence ATGGCCCCAAAAAAACACCTTGTTACCCGCTTGTGGATAATGCTCTGCATCAGCTTCCTGAGCGCCCCCGGCTTCGCCAAAGATAAAGGCGTAGACGTTGTAGTCACCGACGCCTACGCCGAGATGCATACGGGTCCAGGCCACTCACATCCAATTTTTCATGTAGTTGAAAAAGGCGAAACACTGCACATCAGCAAGCGCTACACCGACTGGTACAAAGCCCGCACCCTCAAAGGTAAGGTTGGTTGGGTTCACCGGGATGAACTGCGCGATACACTCGGCTTGCAGGGGGAAGAAATAGTCTTCAATGAAGCCGACCGGGAAGCTTACCGCGATCGCACCTGGGAACTCGGTGTAGGCGGTGGCAGCTTTTCCGGCTCGCGCTCGCTCAGTACTTACCTGGGCCTGCACATGACCCGCAATTTATCGACAGAATTGCGCTATACCCAGGCCTTTGGCTCGTTTTCCAACAGCAAATTGTTAGCGTTGAATATTCTTCACGAGCCTTTTCCAGACTGGAAAGTTTCGCCGTTTTTTACCCTGGGCTCTGGCGTCATTCGTATTAACCCCAGTTCTGATATCGTCCAAACAGAAGAACGCGACAATAGCGTGCTCACTGTAGGGGGCGGATTTTTATTTTATGTTTCGCGCAGTTTTTTATTCCGCGTCGAATATAACGATCACACACTTTTAACTGAGCGCGAAAGCAATGAAGAGGTTGACGAATGGAAGGCCGGTTTCAGCGTATTTTTCTAA
- a CDS encoding YchJ family protein — MHDNPPCLCGSQLSYRDCCGRFHDQTLFPETPEQLMRSRYVAFCMNLVDYLIDTRHPAFREPEARQKIENAKEDHRWLALSILDAPAPAGDIGSVEFVAYVQAHSRPHVEQLHEKSEFVREGDRWYYTHGEFLPDIKLGRNDPCWCGSGKKYKKCHQGMAIV; from the coding sequence ATGCACGACAACCCGCCCTGCCTCTGTGGCAGCCAGCTTTCCTACCGCGACTGCTGCGGCCGTTTCCACGACCAAACTCTCTTTCCCGAAACCCCCGAGCAACTGATGCGTTCCCGCTACGTGGCGTTCTGCATGAACTTAGTCGACTACCTGATCGACACCCGCCATCCCGCATTTCGCGAACCGGAGGCGAGACAAAAAATTGAGAATGCGAAAGAAGACCACCGCTGGCTGGCGCTCTCCATCCTCGATGCCCCCGCGCCTGCTGGCGATATCGGCAGCGTTGAATTTGTCGCCTATGTGCAGGCGCACAGCCGCCCTCACGTCGAGCAATTGCACGAGAAATCGGAATTCGTGCGCGAGGGTGACCGCTGGTATTACACCCACGGCGAGTTTTTGCCCGACATTAAACTCGGGCGCAACGACCCCTGCTGGTGTGGCAGCGGTAAAAAATATAAAAAATGTCACCAAGGAATGGCGATTGTGTAA
- a CDS encoding RNA polymerase sigma factor, whose protein sequence is MKRENSQEDARIRAAQAGDAAAFEYLLQTHYGRLYRFACTWSGNPTDAEDITQQACIKLAHSLDQFRFDCAFTTWLYRIVVSCAIDWQRREQRHQHQDTSDLPEPVHRESPESGIFLQQLLQRIEGWGEGFKATLLLVFSEGMTHSEAADVLHVKESTISWRIHQIRQKLSLLAHQEEAKS, encoded by the coding sequence ATGAAACGGGAAAACTCTCAGGAAGACGCGCGTATTCGGGCCGCCCAGGCGGGCGATGCTGCGGCTTTTGAGTATCTGTTGCAAACACACTACGGCAGACTCTACCGCTTCGCCTGTACCTGGAGTGGCAACCCGACAGATGCCGAAGACATAACCCAGCAGGCCTGCATAAAGCTGGCGCACAGCCTTGACCAATTTCGCTTCGATTGCGCATTTACCACCTGGCTGTACCGAATCGTGGTGAGCTGCGCAATCGACTGGCAAAGGCGCGAACAGCGGCACCAACACCAGGACACCAGCGACCTGCCGGAACCCGTGCACCGAGAATCACCGGAATCCGGCATATTTCTACAGCAGCTTTTGCAGCGTATTGAAGGTTGGGGCGAAGGCTTCAAAGCCACCTTGCTGTTGGTCTTCAGCGAAGGTATGACCCACAGCGAGGCGGCCGACGTGCTGCACGTTAAAGAGAGCACCATTTCCTGGCGGATTCATCAAATCCGCCAAAAACTCAGCCTTCTGGCCCATCAGGAGGAGGCAAAGTCATGA
- a CDS encoding NADAR family protein translates to MFAHDLTKENAVRFSRFDPESLFSTVSAHPLELEAEVWPSAEHYFQAQLAGSDSWREKIKAAPTPAQAYKLGCVWYKRKVRGWKNLRRVMMTRALYTKVQMYPAVRDALLSTGDETILETSLYDHYWGIGRDQRGDNMLGKVWMDIRRKLRETEGEPERQAGVQDAR, encoded by the coding sequence ATGTTCGCACACGATTTAACGAAAGAAAACGCTGTTCGCTTTTCGCGTTTTGACCCGGAGAGCCTGTTCTCCACCGTATCCGCTCACCCGCTTGAACTGGAAGCCGAAGTCTGGCCCAGCGCGGAACATTATTTTCAGGCGCAGCTCGCCGGAAGTGATAGCTGGCGGGAGAAAATTAAAGCGGCGCCAACCCCGGCGCAAGCGTACAAATTGGGCTGCGTTTGGTACAAGCGCAAGGTTCGCGGCTGGAAGAATCTACGCAGGGTTATGATGACTCGCGCGCTCTACACCAAAGTACAAATGTATCCGGCAGTGAGAGACGCTCTTCTCTCTACCGGCGACGAGACGATTCTGGAGACCTCCCTCTACGACCACTACTGGGGTATTGGTCGCGACCAACGGGGCGATAACATGCTGGGCAAGGTATGGATGGATATTCGTCGCAAATTACGTGAAACAGAAGGTGAGCCGGAAAGACAGGCGGGCGTACAGGACGCCAGATAA
- a CDS encoding DUF4266 domain-containing protein: protein MQYVNTALRLALVIALSGLSACSAIQPWVKPYERENLADPIMAFEGHPASTKYMNHVYEARESARGAEGSAGGGCGCN from the coding sequence ATGCAGTATGTAAACACGGCACTCAGACTCGCCCTGGTGATCGCATTGAGCGGGCTCAGCGCCTGCTCTGCGATTCAACCCTGGGTAAAACCTTACGAACGTGAAAATCTGGCCGATCCGATTATGGCGTTTGAGGGGCACCCGGCATCAACAAAATATATGAATCACGTATACGAAGCCCGCGAATCTGCCCGTGGTGCCGAAGGAAGTGCCGGTGGCGGTTGCGGCTGTAACTAG